From the Nostoc sp. PCC 7107 genome, the window AAATCAGAATTTTATTATTAGCAACACTGAGTTATTTGCCAACAATTTAGCAACTTTAACCACAATGCAAGTTACAGAAAAAGCGACGGAGCATGGGAAGTTATTAAATGAAGCTTTGCAAATTGCTTTAGATGTGCAGTATGAAATGAAAAGATTACAAAGTCAAGGTTGAAATTTATACATAGGTGGGAAGAAACTGAATTAAACTGGTGTAGCAAATCTGCGATCGCATCATTTTTTCTGTTTTGATTTCCCAGTGTCGCAATTCCCAGTCTAATATAAAGAAGTGTAAATTAAGCGATCGCCTACAGGCATGGACTGGAAAGAAATTAGAGGTAACTGGGTACTCATTCCCAAAAATCCTATAGGTATTATCCATTTTTTGGGAGGTGCATTTGTGGCGACTGCACCCCACCTAACTTACCGTTGGTTACTCGAACAGGTAGCCAGTAAAGGATATGTTGTCATTGCCACTCCCTTTGTGAATACTTTAGATCATATAGCGATCGCCCAATCTGTTTTATTAAACTTTGATCGCACTCTTGAACGCCTACATGACTCGGCTGTGTTGCGTAAGCTCTATCTTCCTACTTATGGTATTGGACACAGTATGGGTTGCAAACTCCATTTGCTCATCGGTAGCTTATACCCTGTAGAAAGAGCCGGAAATATCTTAATCTCCTTTAATAACTATGCTGCTAAGGATGCTATTCCCTTAGTTGAGCAATTAAATTCTACTTTAGCAATTGAGTTTACCCCCTCGCCCTTAGAAACCAATAAAATTGTCCAAGAAGGCTATAAAATCCGCCGGAATTTATTAATTAAATTCAATAATGATAACCTTGACCAATCGGCAGCTTTAACCAAAATATTACAGCAACGCTTTCCCGATATGGTAACAGCACAAACCTTACCCGGAACTCATACAACCCCTCTAGGACAAGATATCAAATGGCAAACAGGAGCTTCTTTTACTCCTTTTGATGCTTTGGGACAATGGTTTAAACAAGAGGTATACCGTGATTTGAACCAACTCAAGCGTGCTATCCTCTTATGGATGAATCCTTTATCACCACCGTAATTTTTGATGAGATAGAATAATTATTAATGATTTCGACTTTTTATGTTCCAAATATTAGTAATTGACGATGACTCAACAATACAAATATTTCTGAAAAGACTGTTAGAAAAACAAGGGTATGACGTAATTACCGCTAGTGATGGGGAAGAAGGAATTGCGAAGGCGATCGCTACTCATCCGGCACTAATTATTTGTGACTGGATTATGCCTGTATTAAATGGGCTAGAAGTATGTAATTACATTAAAACAGATCCGAATTTATCTACCAGTTTTTTTATTTTATTAACATCTTTAGATTCTGTTGCCGATCGCGTTAAGGGTTTAGATGCGGGGGCTGATGATTTTATTACTAAACCTATTGAGCAGAATGAATTAAAAGCTAGGGTAAGAGCAGGACTACGGCTACATCAATTGAGTCGAGATTTACAAATTCAAAAGCAGCTTTTAGAAACAGAGTTAGCACAAGCGGCTGAATATGTGCGCTCACTTTTACCTTTACCAACCACAGAACCATTTAAGATTAATTCCTGCTTTATTCCTTCACGGCAACTTGGAGGTGATTGTTTTGATTATTATTGGTTAGATGATGATTATTTGGCAGTTTATTTATTAGATACAGCCGGACATGGACTCAAAGCTGCTCTTCCCTCTATTTCTGTTTTAAATTTACTGCGATCGCGGGCTTTAAAAAGTTTAAATTACTATCAACCGAGTGATGTACTGCGAGGATTAAATGAAACTTTTCAGATGAATTATCAAAATGATAAATACTTTACTATTTGGTATGGAGTTTATCATCGAGTTACCCAGCGGTTAGTTTACGCTAGTGCTGGTCATCCACCAGCCGTATTAGTATCCGGTAAAAAAAACACAGACATTCAGCTATTAAGAACTCCTGGGATGCCAGTTGGGATGTTTCCTGAAGCTAAATATGTTGATGCTTGTTGCCAAATTGAAAAATTTAGTAATCTCTATATTTTTAGTGATGGGGCTTACGAAATTACAAAAGCAGATGGAACTCTTTGGAGTTTAGATGGTTTAATTCAGATATTAGTCAGCTTACAAAATACGCTTGATTGCCCATTAGAACAAGTATTAAATTACCTGATTGCCTTAAAC encodes:
- a CDS encoding DUF1350 family protein, which translates into the protein MDWKEIRGNWVLIPKNPIGIIHFLGGAFVATAPHLTYRWLLEQVASKGYVVIATPFVNTLDHIAIAQSVLLNFDRTLERLHDSAVLRKLYLPTYGIGHSMGCKLHLLIGSLYPVERAGNILISFNNYAAKDAIPLVEQLNSTLAIEFTPSPLETNKIVQEGYKIRRNLLIKFNNDNLDQSAALTKILQQRFPDMVTAQTLPGTHTTPLGQDIKWQTGASFTPFDALGQWFKQEVYRDLNQLKRAILLWMNPLSPP
- a CDS encoding PP2C family protein-serine/threonine phosphatase encodes the protein MFQILVIDDDSTIQIFLKRLLEKQGYDVITASDGEEGIAKAIATHPALIICDWIMPVLNGLEVCNYIKTDPNLSTSFFILLTSLDSVADRVKGLDAGADDFITKPIEQNELKARVRAGLRLHQLSRDLQIQKQLLETELAQAAEYVRSLLPLPTTEPFKINSCFIPSRQLGGDCFDYYWLDDDYLAVYLLDTAGHGLKAALPSISVLNLLRSRALKSLNYYQPSDVLRGLNETFQMNYQNDKYFTIWYGVYHRVTQRLVYASAGHPPAVLVSGKKNTDIQLLRTPGMPVGMFPEAKYVDACCQIEKFSNLYIFSDGAYEITKADGTLWSLDGLIQILVSLQNTLDCPLEQVLNYLIALNSKEAFDDDLSILQIQFD